A genomic segment from Anaerobacillus sp. CMMVII encodes:
- a CDS encoding DNRLRE domain-containing protein gives MTYIPFTPTDDAKVDIEFPNRNYGVSDPSLEGERDVNFHKYFNIKSNSTKTTGRVGFYKFNIDELGEELEKATFQLTGRLGSNTTSVELAVFGILENNWSEETITWNTAPNLLSDRVEVTGENESAFFLGTFTVNQSVVTEHSVDVSEFVKNAAGNEVSFLVIDLLGQGGNVNLYSKEEANSSYRPVLSIGVK, from the coding sequence TTGACCTACATTCCGTTTACCCCAACCGATGATGCGAAGGTAGACATTGAGTTTCCAAACAGAAATTATGGTGTTTCTGATCCAAGCCTTGAAGGAGAACGTGATGTAAACTTCCATAAGTACTTTAATATTAAAAGTAATTCCACGAAAACGACTGGAAGAGTTGGCTTTTATAAATTTAATATAGATGAGTTAGGAGAAGAGCTCGAAAAAGCAACTTTTCAATTAACAGGAAGACTCGGTAGTAATACGACTTCTGTTGAACTTGCTGTATTTGGAATACTCGAAAATAATTGGAGCGAAGAAACCATCACTTGGAATACAGCACCTAATTTGTTAAGTGATCGCGTTGAGGTAACTGGTGAAAATGAGTCAGCATTTTTCTTAGGAACGTTTACAGTAAATCAATCTGTGGTCACTGAACATAGTGTCGATGTAAGTGAATTTGTAAAAAATGCAGCGGGAAATGAAGTGAGTTTTCTAGTCATAGATTTATTAGGTCAAGGTGGAAATGTGAACTTATATTCCAAAGAAGAGGCAAATTCCTCCTACAGGCCAGTATTATCAATTGGAGTTAAATAA
- a CDS encoding phosphatase PAP2 family protein — protein MLVGSTAINQALKFLIKRERPLSRLIDEGGFSYPSGHTMAAVSLYGIITFILWRHVKTSTRRVMLIVFSCFMIIFIAISRIYLGVHYTTDILGAFLVSGTWLYVTIWLYQYRIEKKHEE, from the coding sequence GTGTTGGTCGGTTCTACAGCCATAAATCAAGCTCTTAAATTTTTAATCAAACGAGAGCGGCCTCTGTCACGGTTAATTGATGAAGGTGGATTTAGTTACCCAAGTGGTCATACAATGGCAGCTGTTTCTTTGTACGGGATCATTACCTTTATATTATGGAGGCATGTTAAAACCTCAACAAGACGAGTCATGTTGATTGTGTTTAGTTGCTTCATGATTATCTTTATCGCGATTAGCCGAATTTATTTAGGAGTCCATTATACAACCGATATACTTGGAGCCTTCCTAGTAAGTGGAACCTGGCTTTACGTCACCATTTGGCTGTACCAATATCGAATTGAAAAAAAACATGAGGAATGA